In the Longimicrobium sp. genome, GACGCGTCGTTCGGCAAGGAGGGGCGGGCGGGCGCCTTCACCTCCACGCTCGCGGGGCTGCGGGACGTGGCGCCGGGCGCGGACTTCTCGCCGCGCTTCCGCACGGTGCACCTGGTCGGCGAGTACCGCGTGCCGCTGGCGAACACCGGCGCGCTGACGGGCGTCGGCCCCGTCTTCCGCTTCGACCATACCACGCCGGATACGGGGAACGACGTATCGTCGACCTTCGTCACCCCCGGCCTGAACCTGTACTTCGGCCGCAACGCCTGGGTGATGTTCAACTACGACGTGGTGATGCCCGGTGACCGGCTGGACCTGGGCCGCGGCGCGGGCGAGGCCGTGCACTCGTTCAAGTCGATGCTGCGCGTCTTCTTCTGACCGCGACCGGCCCGTCGCGATCGAAGCAGCCGCGAGCGCAGCGAGCCCCCGTCCCTCCCCCAGTCGGTTTTGGGGGAGGGACCGGCGCGAAGCGCCAGGGAGAGGGCGCGGATGCCGCGGCCGGCGCAGGAACCTGAGAAATCGAGCGATACCGACCGAATGCAGTCTACCTCCGACCTTCCCCCGCCCGGCGGCCTGATCGCCGAAGCCGCGCTCCCGGCGCGGGGGCGCTTCGCCTTCGCCTGGCACCGCAGCAGCGCGTCGGACCTGGTGTGGCGCGGGATGCTGGTGGCCTTCGGTCTCAGCATCCCCCTGCTGCTGCTGGGGATCGCGCTGCTGCTGACGCACGGCGCCATGCCCGCCATCTCCCACTTCGGCGGCGGGTTCGTGGGGAGCAGCGAGTGGAACCCGGTGAGCGACCGGTTCGGCGGGCTGCCGTTCATCTTCGGCACCGTCGGCTCGTCGCTGATCGCCGTTCTCATCGCCGTGCCGCTCTCCATCGGCCTGGCGCTCTTCCTCACCGAGCTGGCGCCGCGCTGGCTGGCCGCGCCCATCGCCTTCGCCACCGAGCTGCTGGCGGCCATCCCGTCGGTGGTCTACGGCCTGTGGGCGGTGTTCGTGCTCGTCCCCTTCCTGCGCGACCGAATCGAGACGCCGCTCTCCACGCGGCTCGGCGACCACATCGGCCTGTTCGAGGGGCCGGCGTACGGGCCCAGCCTGCTGGCCGGCGGGGTGATCCTGGCCATCATGATCGTCCCCTTCATCTCCGCGGTCAGCCGCGAGGTGATCGCCGCCGTGCCGCGCTCGCAGCGCGAGGCCGCGCTGGCGCTGGGGGCGACGAGATGGGAGTCGACCTGGCAGGTGGTGCTCCCCGCCGCGCGCGCGGGGCTGATCGGCGCGGTGATGCTGGGGCTTGGCCGCGCCATCGGCGAGACCATGGCGGTGACGATGGTGATCGGCAACACGCCGCAGATCCCCCACTCGCTGTTCGCCCCCGCGTACACCATGGCCAGCGTGCTCGCTAACGAGTTCGCCGAGGCGAGTGGAGATGTCCATCGCTCCGCGCTGATGCTGGTCGCCCTGCTCCTGCTCGGCGTGACGCTGGTGGTGAACGCGCTGGCGCGGCTCCTCGTCTGGCGCGTGAACGCGAGGAGGGCCGCGTGATGGCGAGCGTCGTCGAGGTGAGGGGGCGAATGAATTCGCTGCAACAACCACACGAAGTCCCCCTGCGGGGACTACAGGCTTTCGTGCGCACGAGGCCGGGGGGCGCGGAGCCAGCTTCGTCGCACAACCCGGGGAAGCCTTTCGCGCGCACCGAAGATTCGTCCGCGCCGCCGCCGGTAGTCCGCGAAGGCGGACTTCGTGTGGTTGTTGCCGCGAATTCATTCGCCCGTCCCAGCCGGACTGGTAGGGTGGTGATCTCCCGGCCCCACCGCCGGAGGCCCGCGTGAGCACCCTCACCTTCCGCGACCGGCGGCGGCGCACGACCAACGCGGTGATGCTCGCGCTCACCGGCGTGGCGGCCGTGCTGACGGTCGTCCCCCTCGTGCTGATCTTCGGCTACCTGATCCGCGAGGGCGCGTCGTCGCTCGACCTCGACTTCTTCACCCACACGCCGCGGCCCACCGGCGAGGTGGGCGGGGGGATGGCGAACGCGATCGTCGGCACCCTGACGATGGTCGGCCAAGCCGCGGTGATCGGCCTTCCCGTGGCCGTGCTCGCGGGCGTCTACCTGGCCGAGGCGCGCGCGAGCCGCCTGGCGACCATGGTCCGCTTCACCGCCGACGTGCTGAACGGCGTGCCCTCCATCGCCGTCGGCATCTTCGTCTACCTGCTGATCGTGGTGCCGACGGGGGGATTCAGCGCGCTCGCGGGCTCCGTGGCCCTGGCCACCATGCTGGTGCCGATGGTGACGCGGACCACGGAGGAGATGGTGCGCCTGGTCCCCCGCGAGCTCACCGAGGGCGGGCTGGCGCTCGGCCTCCCCCGCTGGCGCACCATGCTGGGGATCGTCCTCCCTGCCGCGCGCGGGGGGATCCTGACCGGCGCGCTGGTGGGCGTGGCCCGCATCGCGGGCGAGACGGCGCCGCTGCTGTTCACCGCGCTGGGGAACCAGTTCTGGCAGCTCGACCCGCGCCACCCCACGGCCGCGCTCCCGCTGCAGATCTTCAGCTATGCCATCAGCCCCTACGAAGACTGGCACCGGCAGGCCTGGGCCGGCGCGCTGGTGCTGATCCTCCTGGTGCTGGGCCTGAGCCTGGGCGCGCGGTTCGTGCTGGGGCGCGCGCAAAAGACCGCATGAACGAGACGATGAAGACCATGGATGCTTCGCCCGCGCACTCGAGGCCGCTGGCCGCCGCGCCGGAATCCGGGCACGCACCGCGACCCGTGGTGGCGCACGCCGCGGCGGCGGAGGCGGCGGAGACGCCGGCCGGACCCGCCGCGCCGGCGGTGGAGGCGCGCGACTTCTCCTTCTGGTACGGCGCCGCGCAGGCGCTGCACAACATCGACCTGGAGATCCCCGCGCGCAGGGTGACGGCGCTGATCGGGCCGTCGGGGTGCGGCAAGAGCACCTTCCTGCGCTCCATCAACCGCATGAACGACCTGATCCCCGGCGTGCGCCACGCGGGCGACATCCGCCTGGGCGGCCGCAGCGTGTACGACCGCGGCGAGGACGTCGTCCATCTCCGCAAGCGCGTGGGGATGGTGTTCCAGAAGTCCAACCCGTTCCCCAAGTCGATCTACGACAACGTCGCGTACGGCGTGCGGGTGAACGGGCTGGCGCGCCGGCGCCGCGATCTCGACGACATCGTGGAGAGCTCGCTCCGCCGTGCCGCGCTCTGGGACGAGGTGCGCGACCGGCTGCAGAAGAGCGCGCTTGGGCTCTCGGGCGGGCAGCAGCAGCGGCTCTGCATCGCCCGGGCGCTGGCGGTGCGCCCCGAGGTGCTGCTGATGGACGAGCCGGCCTCCGCCCTCGACCCCGTCGCCACGCAGAAGATCGAGGAGCTGATCTACGAGCTGAAGGACGAGTACACGATCGTCATCGTGACCCACAACATGCAGCAGGCGGCGCGCGTCTCCGACATCACCGCCTTCTTCTACCTTGGCCGGCTCATCGAGGTGGGGAAGACGGAGCAGATCTTCACCAACCCGCGCGAGGAGCGCACAGAGGCCTACGTCACCGGGAGGTTCGGATGAGCCCCATGCCCGGCGTCCGCCACTTCCACGAGGAGCTGGCGCGGCTGAAGACGCGGCTGCTGGACATGAGCGCGCTGGCCGAGGACCTGGTGGGCGCCGCCGTCGACGCGCTGCAGGAGCGCGACGAGGAGAAGGCGCTGGAGGTGGTGGCCCGCGACAGCGAGCTGGACGCGCTGGAGACGGAGATGGACGACCTCTGCATCCAGCTCCTGGCCACGCAGCAGCCCATGGCGCGCGACCTCCGGCTGATCACCATGGCGATGAAGATCAGCAACGACCTGGAGCGCGTGGGCGACCACGCGGTCAACATCGCCGAGGGGGTGCCGCACCTGGTGAACGCGCCGACGTTCACCGACCTCCCGGAGATCGAGGAGATGGCGCGGATGGCCAGGGAGATGCTCTCCGACGCGCTCGACTGCTTCGTGCGTGCCGACGCCCCCGGCGCGCTCGAGGTCATCCAGCGCGACGACCGCGTGGACCAGATGCAGGACTCGCTCTACCGCATCCTGCTGACGCACATGATGGAGGACCCGCGGCGCATCGGCCCGTCGCTCAGCCTGTTCCTCGTCTCGCGCAACCTGGAGCGCATCGCCGACCTCGCCACGAACATCGCCGAGGACGTCGTCTTCCTGGTCGAAGGCCGCAACATCAAGCACGGCCCCCGCATCGAGCTGAACTGAGGCCGGTCGATTCTCACGCGGAGACGCGGAGGCGCGGAGAACTCATCGCGGTTCTCCGCGCCGTCGCGTTCCATCCGACGTCATCCTGAGGCCGTAACCGACGTGTACGCAAGCGCTTGCAGGCCGAAGGATCTATCACCGCGTCCGCACGACAGCCTCCGATTCGCAACGAAAACGGGCCCGCGGTTCCTCACCGCGGGCCCTCACTCCGCACTCCCCTCATCCCCGTCCCCGGTTCGCCCACGGGTCCTCGCGCTTCCACGTGGTGGCGTGCGGCGAGTAGAGGAAGACCAGTCCGCCGTTCTTGATGCGCGGGATCAGCGTGCGCGCACGGGTAGGCGACACGGCGGGGCACCCCTCGCTGCGGCCCGCGCGGTCGCCGTTCACGTACGGTGCGCCGTGCACCACCACGCCGCGCTCCCGGGCCCGCGCGTTGAAGCGGCCCGACAGCCCGCGCAGCCGCAGCCCCGTGGAAGTGTAGCGGCGCCCGCCGCTGCGGCCGCTGAAGCGGTACGTCTCCTGGGCCAGGAACAGCCCCAGCGACGTGGCCTCGCTCCCCCGGCGGTTGCTGAAGATCCGCGGCACCCCGCCGCGCGCCCGGCTCCCACGCCCGTGCGCCACGCGGAACGGCCCCTCCACGATCTTCAGCTCGCGCATGTCGAACACGTAGCCGCGCGGCGTCTCGGCGTCGAGGCCGTAGTCCACGAAGTACAGGTACGGCTTGCGCACGTTCTCGGGGTGCGCGGCCCTGTACGCGTAGTACGCGCGGAACGCCATCCGCAGTGCGTCGCGGTCGCTGGTTTCGATGCGGCTTCCCAATCGCGCCAGCGCCCGCTGCACGCGCAGCGCCTGCGGCCCCATCTCCGGCCGCGCCGCCGAGATCACCGCGCGCGACGTGCGCAGCACCGCCTCGGCGCGCGGATGCTCGGATCGGCCGCGGGTGGACGAGCGGTTTCGTCGTGGCGCGGTGTCGGCGTGGGCGTGCGGCGGCGTGGCGCGGACGGACGGCGCGGGCGTGGCGGCGGCCGCGGTCCGGCCCCCGCCGAACACCATGGCCGCGGCGACGAACGCAAGCAGTGTGGGAGCTCGCATCGCTGCTACTCTCGGCATGCTCGGACGCACGGCATGGCCGCCCGCGCCCGGTGGGCTGGATTGGTTTGGAATCTCGTTGCGCGGCCCCGGGGGGATCGGCCTGCTATGGCCGACGGGTCAAGCGCAATCCACGGCTGTGGTTGTGTGTCACCGGATTGTAGTGGCGGAAGAGCGCCGTGTCAAACACGATTTTCATTAAAAAATCGCGGCAATGCGGGGGGATGAGGATGCACTTCGGGCTCGTCTCTTCCGCGCGGCGGCCGACAGGTCATCTATCTCCTGTAGAAGCGGTAGTAGATGTCCTGCGACCCTTCCGGCCCCTGGACCCACACGCCCAGGTAGACGCCGGCCGTGGGCGTCGCCGCCACCTTGTACGAATACCCCGAGGGCGGGAGCGTGCTTTCCGTCACCCCCGACGGGTACTTGGCGGCGTTCGCGACCGGGTCCTCGAACGCGCGGGGCGTTCCGTGCCGCGTCGAGAGCCAGAGGAACGACCACTCGCCCGCGTGGCTCTCGAACAGCGCGGGGAACAGGTTGACGACGTCGCCGCTCTCGCTCGTCAGCCGCGCGGCGGGCGACCACGCGCGCCCGTCGGACGAGGTCGAGTAGAAGAGGTCCGACTTGGGGTTCAGCCAGGGGAGGATCTGCCGCGTGTCGTGCCGCACCCACACCAGCGTCACGTGGTCGCCGGTGCGGGCGGCGAAGGGGAGGTGGTCGTGCTCGGCGGCACTGTTGACCGCCACGAGCGCCACCGGCGGATCCCAGGCGGCCTGCCCCGGCCGCCGCGTGGAGAGGTAGAGCTCGTTCGCCGGGTTCGCGTCGCGCTTGTCGCTGACGAAAACGACCACGAGCGTGCCGTCCGGCGCCTGCGCCAGGGTCGGCACCCAGTCGTCCACGTCGGCCCCGGTGGTCACCGGGACCTCGGCGGCCGGGCTCCACGTCACGCCGTCGGGCGAGCTGTTGTACCAGATGTTGCCGCGGAAAAGCGCGTTCCAGCGGAACCAGACCAGGTGGAACGTCCCCTGATCGTCCTGGATGAGGCTGGGGTTGAAGTCGCCGTCGGGGCTGGTGGTGACGCGCGCCGGCGCGCTCCACGTCGTGCCGTCGCGCGTGCTCGCGACGTAGATGTCCGCGTTGCCGCCGCGGTCCGAGAACCACGCCACCACCATCCGCCCGTCGCGCGCGCGGACGACGCTCGGGTCCTCGTCCTTCGTGGGGCTGCCGGTGGAAAGGAGGCGGGGCTCGGTGGGCTGGAACTGCGCGCCGCTGTTGCCGCCGCCGCCGGGGCCGGAGGGATGGCGGCGGCACGCCGGCAGCAGGAGGAGGAGAATCGCGGCCAACCACGTCAGGCGCAGCGTTCGCATCGGTACCTCCCGGTCGCTCCATCCAGCCTAAGCAGGAGGCCGCCGGGGGTCAACCGCGCTCGGCGTGGCCTTCCGGTACACAGTCAGACACACTAGCTCGCCTTTGGGGTCGCGCACCTCCCAGTACCGGCTCTTGCGCTGCTTTTGGATCTGGAAGGTGGCGGGCGGGGTTCGTCTACGTGTCGGCCATCGTGCACCTCCGCCCGTCTTTGACCGCGGCGGCCCAGCAGGGCCAGCTTCGGCGAGCGGGTCGTCTTCCTTCTCGTTGTTAACAAATCCCGACTGCGCGAGGAAACAAGATGCCTGTGGAACAGCCAATTACGCTTTCCAAAGAAGACTTTGACCGACTGGAGTGGCAAGACGTGCCTTCTACTGATGAGGATGAGCGGGTCCTCGATTACGCGAACCCGTACTACGACCGTGCAAATGATGCGTTTACGCGCGGTGATGCGCGTTCGGAAGCTGCCTTTCGGCTACTGGCCGATCTATGTTCGTTTAAACTAGAGTTGGAGAGTTACGAAAATCCATTCCGTCCTTGGCTCTGGACCGATACCGTCCGCTCCGCGTCGCCTGATTCCATCAGCCAAGATCACGTTGAGGTACTGCGTGAACTTGCCCCTCTTGTGAGTGATGCTGCGTTGCGTGCGCGGATCGCCGACTTCGTCTGGGTTCGCGGTCGTGGGTACCCGACCGCTCAGATCGCTGTAGCTGCGTACCTTGAACTCGCCAAACCGTTAGAAGATACAGATCCGAGTTGGCCGGGACCTATTCGCTACCTGGAACGTGGATTACAAATCGCGCTTCAGCTTAGTAGAAATAGTGAACCCTATCAGACCGTCTCGACTTTCATCCTAAACTTGTTAAGAGCGCGCGTTGGTACAGAGACCGGCTTCCTATCAAAGCAGTTGCTTTCCTTGGCAGCCAAACACCGTATTGGTGATGCGTCTGAGCTGTACGACATTGCAGTGATGATTGCTTCGCGAGCCGAAACTCAAAGTGGTTGGCACAAGGCTGAACAGTACTGGCAAGTGGCAACTGAACTCGCTCGGGGAGAACAGGAAAAGCGACGAGAAGCTTTTCGCCGACTCGCGGAGTGCTACGTCGGACGGGCACACGAGGCCGCTAAACAGCCCCACATTGGGAATGTCACTGCAGCAACATACCTGGAGCATGCGATCGAAGCACTTCGTCGCGAGGGTGGTTTCTCCGAGCGAGTGGATGAACTCCATGTTGAGATGATGGAGTATCAACGGAAGATCCCTGAATCGTTGGTGCCGGTATCATCCTCGATCGACATAACAAGAGTAGTCGCTGAGGCTGAAGAAGCTGTGACGGATAAATCGCTTCAGGAAGCTCTTCTCTCGTTTGCCTTGCTTGCAGATATTCCTAAATATTCCAACCTTTTGGAAGATGCTGATGAGAGTTCAAGGCGGTATCTGTTCAAATCGTTTTTCCCATCCGTACAGTTGAACCGCGAAGGGAAAGTGATTGATCGACAGGGCCCACTTCATGTCTCTGATCCCGAGCAACGCGAAGCCGTGCTTCGCAAGGACATGCTCCAAACAGCGACGCTCCATTATCAGGTTTCTGGTCGCGCGGTGATTGACCCAGCCCGGCGACGCATCATGGAAGAGCATGGTCTCCGAATCGAGGATTTCTTCTGGATCGTGTCCAACAACCCGCTGGTTCCCCAAGGGCGAGAAATGTTATTCGCCGAAGCGTTCTACGCTGGATTTGCCGGCGACATGACGAAAGCGATCCCGCTGCTCGTCTTCCAGCTGGAGAATTCCATTCGTGAACTACTTGTTGGCGCTGGCGTGATCGTTACTGCGATTGACAACGAAGGTATCCAGTCGGAGCGTGGCCTGAATTGGCTACTCTTTCAACCCAAGCTCAAGGAGTTGCTGGGAGAGGACATAGTCTTCGCTCTTCAGGGGCTTCTCGTAGAAAAGTTCGGCTCTAATATCCGCAACGACGTTGCGCATGGGTTGATTTCATACGAAGAGTACTTCAGCTACGTTGCCTTATATCTCTGGTGGCTAAGTTTTCGACTAGTCTGTATCCCTGCCTTGAATGCAATTACTCGCGGAAAGGTGGAAGCTTCCAACGAATCCCCAGAAGCTTCAGTGGAGGTGGAGGAGACCAGAGACACAGGTCGGGAGGAAAGCTAATAGGCCACGATACGGGAACGGGTGTCCATTTGCGTTGACTTCGTCCTGCGTGCTGTGTTTGCGCCCGATCCTTACCCCCGGCCCGCAACTTGCCTTTCTCGCGGGCGACGTAAACCGCCGCCCGGCTACCGCTTGCTTGCAGCGGGCCGCGGCGGCGAGTTACAATGCAGGCCGATCCCCCAGTCCCTGACGGACCCCGACCAGGTCGCTGATGCCCTCATCCGAGCCCGGACGCGACCCCGACTCCCGACACCCTGAGGCCGCCTATCAGCCCCTCCCGCTCGAGGGGCTGCACGTGGCCGACCCCGTGCAGCAGCTCCTCGAGGAGGTGGTCGAGGAGACGGAGCCGCGCTCGCTGGCCTACGGCAGCAACATGCGCGGCCGCATCGCCATCGTCACGGGCGGGGCCACGGGGATCGGCAAGGCCATCGCGCTGGAGTTCGCGCGGCACGGGGTGCACGTGGCGTTCAACTGGTACCAGTACGACCAGCGCGGCGAGATCCGCGACGAGGCCCAGCAGACGGCGCGCGAGATCACGCACATGGAGGTGCGCGTCCACCACGCCGAGTGCGACGTGCGCGACCCGCGCGCGGTCGACCGCTTCGTGGCCGAGGCGGTGGAGCAGCTGGGCGGCGTCAACATCCTGGTGAACAACGCCGGCATCGCGCGCGACCGGGCGCTCTGGCGGCTGACCGACGAGCAGTGGCGCTCGGTGCTCGACACCAACCTGACCGGCGCCTTCCACATGATCCGCGCGGTCAGCCCCATCTTCCGCAAGCAGCACGACGGCAAGGTGGTCAACGTCAGCAGCGTGCACGGGATCCGCAGCGAGTTCGGGCTGGCCAACTACAGCGCCAGCAAGGCGGGGCTCCTCGGGCTCACGCGGTCGGCGGCGCTGGAGCTGGGCCCCAGCAACGTGAACGTGAACGCGGTGGCGCCGGGATACATCCGCACCACGCGCCTCACCAGCGGCGTGCCGGCCGAGATCCTGGACAGCGCGCGCGAGCGGGCCGTGCTGGGGCGGCTGGGCGATCCGCAGGACGTGGCCAACGTGGTGGTGTTCCTCTGCAGCGAGTACGCGCGCCACATCACCGGCGCCGTGATCCCGGTCGACGGCGGCCACCTGCTCTGATCCTGGCATCTGCTGATGAAGAGCGGGCTTTGGGCGTGTTTGGCGCTGAGACGCCAAAGCGGGCTGCGCGCGCCGTAGGCCACGATACTACTGTGGCCAACGGCGCCGGGCCGCCGCCGCGCCGGCCATCCCCGCGGACGCCGGGCGACGGAGCACGCGCGGCGCCGTCCCGGCCCTCCGGGCGCGCATCCCTCACGCGCGGGGGCGATTCGAGGGGCGGGCAGCGGGCGTCTCCGCGGCCGCGGGCGGCCCCCTCCCCCCGACCCCTTTCCCCCGCTTCGCAGGGGCGGGGGAGAACTCAGCGACGGCGCCCACACCCGAGCCACACGCCACACCCGAATGCCTGTGCCGCACCCGCACCGCCATCACCCGATGTCCGATCTCCGTCCGTCGCGCCGTCGCGTCGCCATCCGCGCGCTGATCCTCGCGCTCGCCGCGATTGCGCCCGCGTGCGGCGGCCGTGGGACGCCGCCGGGCGGCCCCGCACCCACGCCGAAGCTCGCCGAGACCGTCGGCCCGATGGACATCGCCGGGCAGCGCGTGCTGGTGCTGCCGGTGCAGACGGTCGCCGGCGTGCCGCAGACGCGCGCCGATGCCACTCGCGAGCTGCTGTTCGCGCTCGGCGAGCGCAACGCGCGGGTGCGCTGGATCGAGCCGGACCAGCTCCGCTCCGCGCTCCGCCGCTCGCCGGGATACGCGGACGACCCCGACGTCCTCCCCTCCGACGCGTTCCGCCACCATCGCGAGCGCTACGTGGTGGAGCCGCTGGGAGGCCTGCTGCGCCGCTACTCCGCGCTGATGGACGCGCGCCTGGTGATGATCCCGCAGAGCGCCACCTGGCTCCCCGCCGCGGCGGGCGACGGCAGCGGCAACGTGCGCATGGCCGCGGTGATGATCGACACCCGCACCGGCAACGTCGTCTGGTACGGCGAGGCCGACGGCCCGCAGCGCCCCACCGCCGATGCCAGCGCCCTCCCCGGCGCCGCCGCCGCGCTCGCCGGACGGATGCTGGTGGCGGCGTCGAACTGACGCCGGCGCGGGCGCTGGCGATCTCGACGGCGGGGCGCTGCGCGCGTTCCCCCCCCACCCCCGGCCCCTCCCCCACAGGTGGGGAGGGATGGGGGAGGGGAGAACAGCAACAAATCCCTCGCCCGGCTTCGGCGCGAGGGATTTTGCATTCTCTCCGCATCCGCGTATGTTGCGCCCCGCGCGAACCCACCGATGCCGAGCGGATGCGTGTCATCCGCGTGGATGCGGCCGCGGGAGTCCGCGAAGGCGGACTTCGGGCCGTTGTTGCCGCGAATTCATTCGCCCCGCAACTCCCCCTCGCGCGGTGTTTGCATCGCCCTGAACACGACCAGCACCGCCCGCGACCCGGCGGTGCGCTTCGACTAGAGAACCGGAATGGCGCAGACAGTCACCCTCATCCCCGGTGACGGGATCGGCCCCGAGATCACCGAGTCGGTGGTGCGCATCCTCGAGGCCGCGGGCGCGGAGCTCCAGTGGGACGAGCAGATCGCCGGCGAGACCGCGCTCAAGCAGGCCGGCGACCCGCTTCCCAAGGCCACCATCGACTCCATCAAGAAGCACTGCGTCGCCCTGAAAGGCCCGCTGACCACGCCCAGCGGCACCGGCTTCCGCTCCATCAACGTGGCGCTGCGCCAGGAGTTCGAGCTGTACGCCAACGTCCGCCCCGCGCGCACGCTGGTGGCCGGCGGGCGCTACGAGGACATCGACCTGGTGCTGATCCGCGAGAACACCGAGGGGCTGTACAGCGGCGTGGAGCACTACATCGGCATCGGCAGCGACCCGCGCGCCGCCGCCGAGAGCGTGATGCTGGTCACCCGCTTCGGCGTCAACCGCATCCTGCGCTACGCCTTCGAATACGCGGTGCGGATGGGGCGGAAGAAGGTGACGCTCGCGCACAAGGCCAACATCCTCAAGTACACGCAGGGCCTCTTCCTGGACATGGGCCGGGAGATCGCGAAGGAGTACGAGGGGAAGGTGGAGTTCGAGGACCGCATCATCGACGCGACGGCGATGCTGCTGGTGATGGACCCCTACCGCTTCGACGTGATCGTCTGCGAGAACATGTTCGGCGACATCCTCTCCGACCAGATCGCGGGACTCGTCGGCGGGCTGGGCCTGGCGCCCGGCGCCAACATCGGCGAGGACGCGGCCATCTTCGAGGCGGTGCACGGCTCCGCGCCCGACATCGCGGGGCAGGGGAAGGCCAATCCGGCTGCGCTGCTGATGGCGGCGCTGATGATGCTGGACCACCTGGGGCAGCGCGAGCCGGCGCAGCGCATCCGCACCGCGCTCGAGGCCGCCATCCGCGAAAAGGACAGCCTGACGCCGGACCTGAAGGGGAGCGGCACCACGCAGACCTTCACCGACGCGGTCGTGCGGCGGCTGGGGTGAAAGACGGGGCGATGAGCGACGCGGGCGAGAGCTTCGACTGCCGCAGCTGCGGCCGCACCATCACGGGCGAGACGCCCGACAGCCACGGCTGGTGCAAGGCGTGCCGCGCCGCGGTCGTGCGCCGGTCGACGATCATGGCCGTCTTCCCCGGGGTGGTGGTGCTGGCGCTCTACCTCTGGCTGCTCGACCACTTCGGTCTCTGGGACTCCACCTTCCTGATCGTGTGGATCGCGCTGGGGCTGGCGCTGGGGTACGTGGCGTTCAAGGTGGCCCGCCGCGTGTTCTTCGACGTGGTCCGCAGCCGCGGCGTCCGCGTCCGCGCCAGGCGAGGCTGAGATGGCCGCCTTCCGCACCGGACCCTGGCTGAACATCGTGGCCGCCATCCTCGGCGGCATCATGTTCGGCTTCGGCCTCGGCCGCTTCGCGAACCACCCGTCGGTCGCGCCGGGCGTGCTCGCCCTGGTCGGCCTGCTCGTGCTCTGGTACGCCGTCTCCGACCGCCGCAAGGCCCGCCGCGACACGCCGGAAAGCGAGACACACGGGCATACGGTGGAATAGCTTCCGAATCCCTGCGTACGAACGGCGCCCGGTCCACGCGACCGGGCGCCGTTGTTTCACGGATCAGGTTTCCCTGGCTCAGGGGCAAATCCGGCACGGGTTGCCCGTGCCACAGCTGCCGTTCCAGCAGGTGTACTGCTCGCAGCGCGTATTCTCGGTGAGCATTCCGTCCTCCGCGCCCTTTACCGTTCCGGCGCCGGCGGCCTCGGCCGGAAGCACCTCGAACCCGTTCACCTGGATGTCCTCGAGCTTCAGCTTGATCTTGTCCATTGACAAAACTCCTCCCGAGATGAGTTCAATCCCCACTGCGGACCGTTGTGTCGCAAAGAGGATGAGGCAAGATAGCCAAGTCAAATTTTTGCGTCAAGAAAGTGCGTTATAGGGACTAAACTGCGAATGTTTAGTCTGCCTGATCGCGGATTGTGCGCTGGCCGAGGGAGTGCGGTGGAACCCGCAGTCGGGGACGGCGCCGGACGATCCGGGCTC is a window encoding:
- a CDS encoding 3-oxoacyl-ACP reductase family protein, with product MPSSEPGRDPDSRHPEAAYQPLPLEGLHVADPVQQLLEEVVEETEPRSLAYGSNMRGRIAIVTGGATGIGKAIALEFARHGVHVAFNWYQYDQRGEIRDEAQQTAREITHMEVRVHHAECDVRDPRAVDRFVAEAVEQLGGVNILVNNAGIARDRALWRLTDEQWRSVLDTNLTGAFHMIRAVSPIFRKQHDGKVVNVSSVHGIRSEFGLANYSASKAGLLGLTRSAALELGPSNVNVNAVAPGYIRTTRLTSGVPAEILDSARERAVLGRLGDPQDVANVVVFLCSEYARHITGAVIPVDGGHLL
- a CDS encoding isocitrate/isopropylmalate family dehydrogenase codes for the protein MAQTVTLIPGDGIGPEITESVVRILEAAGAELQWDEQIAGETALKQAGDPLPKATIDSIKKHCVALKGPLTTPSGTGFRSINVALRQEFELYANVRPARTLVAGGRYEDIDLVLIRENTEGLYSGVEHYIGIGSDPRAAAESVMLVTRFGVNRILRYAFEYAVRMGRKKVTLAHKANILKYTQGLFLDMGREIAKEYEGKVEFEDRIIDATAMLLVMDPYRFDVIVCENMFGDILSDQIAGLVGGLGLAPGANIGEDAAIFEAVHGSAPDIAGQGKANPAALLMAALMMLDHLGQREPAQRIRTALEAAIREKDSLTPDLKGSGTTQTFTDAVVRRLG
- a CDS encoding DUF4209 domain-containing protein; the encoded protein is MPVEQPITLSKEDFDRLEWQDVPSTDEDERVLDYANPYYDRANDAFTRGDARSEAAFRLLADLCSFKLELESYENPFRPWLWTDTVRSASPDSISQDHVEVLRELAPLVSDAALRARIADFVWVRGRGYPTAQIAVAAYLELAKPLEDTDPSWPGPIRYLERGLQIALQLSRNSEPYQTVSTFILNLLRARVGTETGFLSKQLLSLAAKHRIGDASELYDIAVMIASRAETQSGWHKAEQYWQVATELARGEQEKRREAFRRLAECYVGRAHEAAKQPHIGNVTAATYLEHAIEALRREGGFSERVDELHVEMMEYQRKIPESLVPVSSSIDITRVVAEAEEAVTDKSLQEALLSFALLADIPKYSNLLEDADESSRRYLFKSFFPSVQLNREGKVIDRQGPLHVSDPEQREAVLRKDMLQTATLHYQVSGRAVIDPARRRIMEEHGLRIEDFFWIVSNNPLVPQGREMLFAEAFYAGFAGDMTKAIPLLVFQLENSIRELLVGAGVIVTAIDNEGIQSERGLNWLLFQPKLKELLGEDIVFALQGLLVEKFGSNIRNDVAHGLISYEEYFSYVALYLWWLSFRLVCIPALNAITRGKVEASNESPEASVEVEETRDTGREES